From Podospora bellae-mahoneyi strain CBS 112042 chromosome 5, whole genome shotgun sequence:
CTGCATCCTAGGTGATAGCTCATACTCCTCATACCACCCCAGCGAAGAAGGCCGCTGTCTTTCCGGCGGACTCGACCCCTCACGAGATGACTCTCTCCTCGACGGCGGCCGCTGATAAGAATGCTCCGTCTCCCCATACCCCCTCGAACCGGTGGAATGCCTCTGCCGATGATACTCCTCCTGCTGCGACCTCTTCGCCGCCTTCGCAGCAAGATActcctccaaatccgccCCCGACACAATCTTGCACCCCGCCATGGTAAAAACCTTTCGAATCCACCCCTTgatcatctcatcctccacctcggccaagtcctccttcttgatatACTTTCGGTTAAACTGCCTGTTCCCCGGCGTCTTTCCTGTTAAAAACGACCAAAGGGTGATAGCAAGAGCATAGTAATCATCAAACACCGTCGGCGCAGGCAACGGCAGCCCCTGCTCAAGACATTGCATCCTCTTTGGCGTCAAATACGAATTCGTCACATGAAGTGAGTTCCAACGGTCCTTGTTTTCTTCAATGAACCTCGCCCCGGCAAAATCAACCATCTTCAGCCTCTTcgccggctgctgctgctgctggccggGAGAGAAAGAAGTAGGCCTGCAATTACCCCAGATGAACTTTGACTCTTTGATATTCCCGTGAACGATGCCTCTTTTGTGTAGGTTTTCCACAACGAGAAACATCTCGACGACACACTTGTGCCGTTTGTGGATGGGAATCCTCCGAGCACGGAAGggctcaccaccctccatgATTACGGCCTTGGTGCCGGTTGAGGGCCGGGAGCCTTTCCAGACTACCCTGCTCAGCGGCCGCATGGTGAGGCTGCCGGCTGCTTCCATCAGCTCAACCTCCCGCGAGGTCATGTTGGACTTGTAGACGAGGTCGTCTGAGAACCGGTAGAGCATGCCCGTGTTGCCTATCATGGAGGCAATCCACCTTTCTGGGGGGAAGTCGAGGATGGggtcgtcatcgtcgatTATGAGCGGGAGtgcggcggtgggggggCTGGGCTCGGGGACCCGGGGGATCTCCTCGGAGCGGCGGTACTTGGATCGGTCACGGTGTTTGTGTCTTTGCTCGTTGGTGCCGGTGCGTTCAAAGTGTCCGAACGAGGCGCGGTGCTGTCTCTTTGATTGGACGTGGAGACGGGCTTCGGATTCGAGGATTTCGTGAATGTGTTCTGCCGAAATTCTGGCCATTGTGTTCTTCGACTTTCAagttgaggagaggggaaggggggggagataTGCAGGTAGGCGCCGTGTGCTAAGCGCGTGGCTGTTggaaaggaaggaggaggatctgCCTGCTGGGCCATCacggaggtgatggtggtggacaaaggtgaaggtgaaggttTCGGGGACTCCACGTTGAGCGGGCTTGCGCAGCTTTCTCGCATTccggtggaggtgttggacgGGACTCCGGTGCTTTGTTTGCATCGACAACGTCTTGCGTGGCGGTTTGATTCCAGGGGAACAGCAAAAGTCAAACTCTATCTGAACGAATTCGAAAGCAAACAACGACGCTAGCGAGAAAGCCTTGAGTGACAGAAGCCCGGTGCCATGAACGTCACTTCCTTGGTACGTTACCACTCGTAGCAGAAGCTCGCCCTGACCATCTCTTCCTGTCTCAGTACACTGCGCCATCCAGGCGGTTCTTCCAGAAAGATTCCATTCTTCTTCGGCTCGAGTTGCTCTGAGACGGCGGCTATTGTTCATTTACACCGAGCCTTCTCCAATATTCCTTGCGCCTAGCTCGCCTATCTGCATTGTACTACATGTCGTGCTGTGCGGCATGGTGATCTGGTGGTTGCCCGCCGGCGCCCGCATGTCAAGAACAGACTTGACTCGTGACGCATGCGCCAAAGGATGAAGTCGAGGATAGGTCCCGGTGTTTCTATCTCTGAGGCTTTATGGTGCCGCTGACACAGCACCACCCACTTGAACCAAGGTAGTGGACCGTGACGGACGGAGGATTGTGGGATAACTTGAGTTCATCTCATCGTCACAATCGTGATCACAACGGAGGACGTGATGAGTGTGATTCCGGTGGATGTAGCATCACCATATGGCGGTCAGTCAACTACCGACGTCCAAATTCCTATATTTACCAGATAATTCCAGTTTCTGGGATCGCTCAGGATCGTTTTCTCCTATCACCAGCTCCATCAGCTCGAAATCCACAAGTCGGGCAGATATTTCCCCACAGAGATGGTGGACTCGTTCTCTTTTGGAGCCGTCACGCATGGCAGATGGGCGACTATTAGCGCCTCACAGCATGGCCCCCGGTGATGTCGCGCTCCTTCCAGCCTCTTGGTTGCATCCGCCAAGACGACCTCGACCGACGTCTGGGGCAACCTGCCGGACCAACCACCAAGTCACAAATTTGGACCAATCACAAGATGTTCATAGTGACGGACATGCCAAGGGCGGCAAGCACACCTATTTTTACACCTGTGGACATCTGGGCATCGGACGGTGCTGGACCCCAGATAATAACTCCCATTTCACCCCCAGCAGTTCCGTCGGTGAGATGCGATTCGCAAAGGATGGCTCCGTGATGATAATTTCTCGCATGATAGCAAGAGTCTTGTCAGCTTGGCATCACGGAAGCTTCTGCACTTTCTGCACATCTGcactccaccgcctccacaCTTTTCCATGCCACCGCCATGCTAAGGGAGTTGAGGGATTGAGACCTCGATCTGGCTCAGGCCCGAGCGTCCTGTATAAGGTGTGATTGAGCCCATGCATGGAAGGACAAGGTTCCTGTTGATCCAattccaacctcaacatcagTTGATCTTGAGCGTGTCTTCTCTTTTGTTGTCCGGCTTCGTTGCCACAAGCTTCTCGTCAAGATGTGTACCTACGACTACACGCCATACACCGGCTGCAAGCAAGGTGAGCAGCATTTCTACATCCAGTGGATGAAGTGCAGCAAGGCCATCGAGACGGGTGGCAAGTACTGCCCACCAGAGTTGTCTGTCGAGGTCGACGCTATCCGCAAGCTGTCCGGCAACGTTCTCTCATGTCCTGTCCACGGCCCCATCGCCATTGAACAACACGAGTTTGACTTTGTCGTCGCCAAGGTCCCAGTCGAGCAACCCCATGACCAGCCCGCTCGCCGGGGAAGGTCTCGCACAGCTTCACGACGAGGGACAAGTATGAGCCGGTCCAACAGAACACCCAAGACCGACACATTCGGAAGGGACTTTGAGGAGCTtccagagaagaaaagacggGAGTCAAGGGCTGTTTCACCAACGGAATCTGTCAACTCGGAGTCTTCTGGTACCATTCCAGCTCGACCCAGGACATCGGATGGACTCAAGAAGGCGGATAGGAGTGGAAGTCAGGATAGGCGGAGGAGCTCCGTGGCTCACTCACACCGGCGTGTAAGCTCAGCAGACCTCAACTTGATGCCTCGTCGTGCGTCCACCCTGCGCCAAAGCAAGGGTGACAGGCAGTTGCCACCACCGGCTGAGATTCCCGAGCATGCGGAAgcacaggaggaggaaccaCGTGGTCGTCAGCCACGACCCAAGACCACGGTACATATTCCCGCTGGGACTGGCATGATCGGCTTGCCCTCCAGTCCAGACATGAACAAGAGATCCCCCGTGAGCCGTGCCAAGAGTGAAGGCAGGCCAACGCCGCCTGATACACTCACGGCAAGAATTGACACAGCATTATCACCCAACACAGCGCTGGGCTCAAGCGACAGTTCCCCTGAGCATCCATCCGAACCTCTTCCATTTGGCCCAAGGCGATCCAGCGTCAGGAGGACCACCACCCGCAGCATCCGCAAATCCACAGACGAAGGCCCTATGGGTCGCATCGACGAGCACGTTGCCTCAGGAGAGAACGAAGACCGGCTCCAAGCCAGCGGCCTTCACATCACGACCTCAAACATCACCCGCTCAGGAACAAACCGCACCACCCGATCATCCAGGGTCGGCATCTCCCCCGAATCCGAATCTGACTTCCGattcccaccacctcccagccGCAGCAAtaactcctcccccatctcccgcCGCGGCAGCGAGACCCGCCCTCCCATGCCCGCCAGCCCCCTCTCCCCTGTCTTTCCCCGCTACAACAGCTACACCAGCAACGAcgacgcctcctccctccgaAGTAACCAGAGCAAAACCTCCCGCCGCTTCGAAGACCCAGTCGCCGAAGGCAGAAAATGGGCCGCCGCAAGAGAGCAACACATGTCCATCCTGGCCAACCACTCCGAGCCTAACCTCCCGCTCGCTGGTGTCCAAAGCAGAAGGGAATCAGCCGACAGCGGGTACCGCAGCGGCCACCAGGGACAGCTGCCCATCCCACCTaattcccctccaccaaggcagacaacccccaaccccatccagcAAGAACCAAAGAGACGGACGTTGCAGAAGCAGAACGGCCAAGCGCCCTATCAGACTGATCTTGGGTTGCCATCCCCCAACACGTTGTCTCAGCGGAGACCGGCGCCGTTGCAGTTGGGAAATGTGCCGCCCTGTGCGCTGCCTGTGTCGCTTTACTCGCCTTCGCCTCTTGGTCAGAGTGGTGGGACTTCAAGCGGGGAGGTCAGCCCGGGGAATGTGAAGGGGAAGGTGCCGCTTTTGCagaggatggggttgaagaagaagattagtgggttgtgggagaagggggggagtcAGAGGGCTGTCGAAGCTTGATCGGGTCTGTTCATTCATTGGAGAAGTGAACTTCTATTTTGTTCATTTCTTTCATTTTGCATATGCTTGCTGTATCATTACTGGGGGGTTATTACATTGTAGCATTAGCATTGGGGGGGTCAGTTGATGAAGAATATTGGGAAGACCAGATACCCTGCCTAGATACCTTCGCTTAAGAAGCAGCTTGTTAGATTGACTTGAAGTAATTCAGATTGTATCATGAGTTTTATGCAAAGAATGCCGTTGCAGCATGTTGAGATCATCAGAGCAGCGTTGCACAGAAGCGGGCAGTGCCCCTGTAAGGGAGTTAGTCCATGAGCATTGGGCTGCCCTGGTTTACTTACAGTCATCCTGGCATATTGCATCTGAGTGGATGGAGGAAGATGTGCGGGCTCagaagcaaagaaaaggaaaaaatgttggaacatcatcttcctgaCAGTTTTGACGTAGGTGTTGGAGGTAGTGCAGAAAGGCAAAAGATATGGGCGACCCCGGAATCGAACCGGGGTTTCTTCGGATCGTATGTGATGTTCTGAGAACAACCACAACGAAGCGTCCTGACCACTAGACTAGTCACCCGGTGAGGTATTATTGGGAAAAAGGTGTGAATTCTTAGTACATGACAATAACCACGAACTGCCTCTCCATTCGCTTCAAGGGCTGtttttcttcaccttcacctcGGCCGCAATGTTGCTTTTAgaagcaaagaaaagactGAGCCTACATCATCTTCTACAAAAACATTTGTTTGGCACCCTACGTTTGTATGTCACCCGGTCGACATCATGGAGTTGCGTGATGACTATGAGACGCTTGCCTACATCGTCAAAACCAACAAAGCGCTGCCGCCGTTGAGCCGGGAGACTCAACGCTTTCTGTTCATGAGCTTTTTCCCACTGCAACAAAAAGTAATTCTGTGTCTTCGAGCGGAGATGATGGCCACGGTTACAGAGGTGCGCGAGCAAAATTGATCTCAGAGCCGAGGGACGATTCAACAACGGCGTACCATCTTACATGGCGGCGAGACTTTGAAGTCAAGAATGGAGTCACTTCTCAGTCGGTAAGGTACCTAATCTTTCATTTATTTTGTCATATTGACGAGTACTTCTTGACTCTAATCGATGTGCCCTCGATAGCTGATGCCATTCGTAACTGTGAAACCCTATCCCATGAGACGATATCAATGATCGACCCATTGATGCAATCCCGCTTTCAAAAGATTGTCGATAGGGTTCTTGAATCCCTTGGATCGAGAGACCGTCGATTCATGTAACAAATGAGGTCGAAGTTGATACGGAATGGCGCGAAAGGATTGTTCTCCCTGACAGTCACAGGCTTGTACCAAACATAAGTGAATTGGAAGAACTGAAATCTGGGCCCTTTCGCGCCAGCTTTCGAGAATTGAACAGAAAAGTGCGGTTTGAGAGGCAGAACAAGGAGGCATTTACAGAGCGATTTTGGATGGATGTTTCGGGGGCGTTGCAGTAATCGCACCCATGATTCTGATGGTCTTGAAATCGGACAGGAACACGAGCCTAGTCACCGTCTCAGTTGCCACGGTATtgttcatcctcgtccttgcCATTGGAGGAAAGGGACTGTGCGGTAAAGACGTGCAGGCAGCAACGGCGGCTTACGCTGCGGTGTTGGTTGTCTTCGTTGGTACAAGCATGGCTCCAGCTTCTGGAGAGTCTTAAATACGGGAGAGGAACGGGCACTGATGACTTGATGACCTGCGTTTTTGTATTTTACCAGAATTATGAATTATGATCCAGAACACGATATTCGAGAGGCATTTTATCTGAGTTCCCTGAACGTGTCACACCCCATCCAGCAACCAACCCGGACCGCCGGTGATTTCTCAACTCTGCCCTTTCCACGCAACAAACTtgcccccatcctcctccttcccattCCTGACCATTCCCAATAAAGATTACTGCAATCCACCTCCTACTCAGCCTTCTTATAAACCCCATGCTGCAACGCCTCAGGATTATGCTGCACATGATGTCCGTGCTGATCCGTAAACAGCACCTGTCACAGACAAATCATCAGCCTTATTCCATTTATCCACCTCTGTATACCGGCTTAACATACCTTAGGAGGGTGCTtcaccccttccttctccgcctccttctccgtcGTCACgaccttctccacctccccctcatgTCTGCCGCCTCGCGAGCGGGCAAAAACATGGTCTCCTTCGTGAATCGGTTCGCCGTTCTTGTCTTTGAGGGTCGGCATCTTGAATTGGCTTTTGTACGGAGACGAGATTCGATGGATAAGTCACACTTCAGATTAGAACGGGCTTTTCTGGATGGTGGTAGAGGTTGTTCTGTTTGAAGATTCGCAAAAtatttggagagggagatggtgacgTCACAAATGCTTTCATGGGCGCTGCTTTTTGTGACGTGGGTTGTTTTCATGACACACGATAAACTCTTCAATCGGGGGCCTCCTGATTTAGTTCTATCTACACTAGATACGTTCAATTGTCGGCTGTAATCGTCTGTCAGACGGTAACCAACAGAATTCTATTTTATTCTATGGAAAGTTTTGCTTGTGTTTAAAGTTAAGAAAGCCATGCATGACGATTAAATCATCCCGATGGGTAACCGTCACTGTGCCCTTGGCCATCATCTTGAGCAAGAAGTCCCCGTGAACGCGCCAGAAAGGAGGAAGTTAAAGGTGGCTTGCGTACGACTTGGCTTCAGGGATGTCTTCAAGTTCAGCGAGCATATCCAACCGCTGCGAGTGAGAAAGATCACGGTGGAGCGTGTAAGTCCGATGATCTCCTTGATTCCTTCGAGAGACGAAGCCCGTGAGACGGCTTCAGCATGTCCGTCGGGTCTGGTCAAGATGTGCGAGACAGCCAGGGTGGTTCTTCTGTTGAAAATGACATGTGTTTCGCGAGGGGTGAAAACGGGGCCCTGGAGTTTGACTGGTAACCGAGTGGCTCTGCACCGGCTTGAAGCATCCATGATGACTAGAAGACATGTGGCCGCGTTCCACTCAATTTGCTGAATAGCTGACGAGTGCACTTTCAGTTCCGTAACTTATTTCACAGTCTTGATCTCAGGTACAGGAACAGTGCCATCTTCCCGGCCGCAAAAAACCAACTTGCCATCACCGACAGGTATGATCAGAGTGATGGCATTGCTTTCGTCAAAATAGTGATGCATCAGCTGACTCGGCTCAGGGGCAGCAGGCTCGGGGTCTTCAGGGTCGGTAGAGTTGTCGTCAGTCATATTCTTTCTGACCaggacagcagcaggttCCCAGATGGCATTGATCTTGCACCCTCAGGAGGTCGGTTTCCGGATGTTGCAACGTCGAGAGCGCAGGCAGTCGCCTTCATTTGTGCACTTCTTCGGAGATTATCTGTGGCCGAGATTAGTCAGGCAATGATGAGCAGAATGAAGCGGGCTACTAACAGTCTTTGTCAACTAGCTCGATGGTGGTCTTGAAGTTACCACGGAGTATTATGTAACAAGAGTCCGAGTTGCTCGTAAATTTGCAGAGATGTCGGTGATCAGCTGGGGGATGTTCAGCTATCTCGTTCGGTAGCCCTGCACATCTGGTTAGCCCTTCTGTCCATGGTCAGCTCATAGTAATGAACAGGTTCCGTACCAATCACAGCAGATGTTTTATCCACAATCATTACACCAGCTGTTGGTGTCCCTTCAAAAAATGACCACAGTTGGATATCTTTGGATACGTGACGGAGATTATCGTTGATATCCTGTTCTCACAAGTTAGATACGTAACCGCAGGTAACCGGTGGGGAAGACATAATGCGGGGCATCTTAAGGTGACAGTGTCCGAGTCTGGAAGCAGCTCGTTGACATATGCTTCGGCGCCTGTTGGAATAGATAGGGCGAGATAGGACTTGAGGTAGACAGCCGAATTTGAGCCTCTATGGGGGGGTGCCCAAGAAGTACATTGTATCGATGCGAGCGGCGATGTTCTTGTACAGTCATGACGCGCTTTGCGAACTTGAAGCAGCAAAATGACTGGGAGGAGTCGTGGGAGGTCTGGTGGACCAAACACACCAAGTTCATAATGGAGCGGGAAGAGAAGAGTCGTGGACCCtacagcgaggaggaggccaagctcaaggaggatTTTGTGTCCAAAGTCCTCCCCTGTTACCTGCGCCCGCTGGAAAGCGGTGGTCGATCCATTGACCCAGCACTTTGCCATACCGATCTGTGGCCTGGTAACGTCAAATATCGACTCGATAACGAATCGCCCCTGGTATTTGACGCCAGTCCTCTGTGGGCGCACAGCGAGCTTGAGCTCGGCCTTTTCCGCAACCCTAGATACCCGCTGGGTAAGGCCTTATTCAAGGAATATTGGAAGAAGGTGCCTATATCGGAGCCCGAGGAAGACTTCGACAGTCGCAACATCATGTACATGATTCGACATCAAGTGTGTTTTGCAAGCGTTTATCCCAACGAAGCCAAACTCCGAGATATGTAAGCTAGAACCTGTGACTTGTTGTTTGCCAAGATAAAACCACTGACTGCCATACACTCTTTTAGTTTTCCCGGCAACATGAAGATGCTTGTAGATAGAGTGAAcgcagaggagaaggaaaggaaagtTGCTCAAGACGGCAAGAAGAGCTTCGAGGTAAAGATTGAAAGTGTCACGGATGATCTCAAGGTCCTAGCTACTTAGCACCGTATCAAGACGGGCCACAAAACGAACCAGATGTACTGAGGATCGCAAAACCAGACCCAGTTAATACGAGGTTAAAATGGCCAAGCTTTTTATCCAAGGTAAGTACCTATCATTTGGGACAAGAAACAATTTCGAACACTTCCTAACGATGTCAAGCGAAGACCAGATGTTATCATTGGGAACTCACTTTGCCTCAATTACACATTG
This genomic window contains:
- a CDS encoding hypothetical protein (EggNog:ENOG503P3TR; COG:G); amino-acid sequence: MARISAEHIHEILESEARLHVQSKRQHRASFGHFERTGTNEQRHKHRDRSKYRRSEEIPRVPEPSPPTAALPLIIDDDDPILDFPPERWIASMIGNTGMLYRFSDDLVYKSNMTSREVELMEAAGSLTMRPLSRVVWKGSRPSTGTKAVIMEGGEPFRARRIPIHKRHKCVVEMFLVVENLHKRGIVHGNIKESKFIWGNCRPTSFSPGQQQQQPAKRLKMVDFAGARFIEENKDRWNSLHVTNSYLTPKRMQCLEQGLPLPAPTVFDDYYALAITLWSFLTGKTPGNRQFNRKYIKKEDLAEVEDEMIKGWIRKVFTMAGCKIVSGADLEEYLAAKAAKRSQQEEYHRQRHSTGSRGYGETEHSYQRPPSRRESSREGSSPPERQRPSSLGWYEEYELSPRMQKQTRAPTPARRLSEQEPERGGRRRG
- a CDS encoding hypothetical protein (EggNog:ENOG503PXFE), which produces MCTYDYTPYTGCKQGEQHFYIQWMKCSKAIETGGKYCPPELSVEVDAIRKLSGNVLSCPVHGPIAIEQHEFDFVVAKVPVEQPHDQPARRGRSRTASRRGTSMSRSNRTPKTDTFGRDFEELPEKKRRESRAVSPTESVNSESSGTIPARPRTSDGLKKADRSGSQDRRRSSVAHSHRRVSSADLNLMPRRASTLRQSKGDRQLPPPAEIPEHAEAQEEEPRGRQPRPKTTVHIPAGTGMIGLPSSPDMNKRSPVSRAKSEGRPTPPDTLTARIDTALSPNTALGSSDSSPEHPSEPLPFGPRRSSVRRTTTRSIRKSTDEGPMGRIDEHVASGENEDRLQASGLHITTSNITRSGTNRTTRSSRVGISPESESDFRFPPPPSRSNNSSPISRRGSETRPPMPASPLSPVFPRYNSYTSNDDASSLRSNQSKTSRRFEDPVAEGRKWAAAREQHMSILANHSEPNLPLAGVQSRRESADSGYRSGHQGQLPIPPNSPPPRQTTPNPIQQEPKRRTLQKQNGQAPYQTDLGLPSPNTLSQRRPAPLQLGNVPPCALPVSLYSPSPLGQSGGTSSGEVSPGNVKGKVPLLQRMGLKKKISGLWEKGGSQRAVEA
- a CDS encoding hypothetical protein (EggNog:ENOG503P7HS); its protein translation is MPTLKDKNGEPIHEGDHVFARSRGGRHEGEVEKVVTTEKEAEKEGVKHPPKVLFTDQHGHHVQHNPEALQHGVYKKAE
- a CDS encoding hypothetical protein (COG:G; EggNog:ENOG503P2EP), with the protein product MGGCPRSTLYRCERRCSCTVMTRFANLKQQNDWEESWEVWWTKHTKFIMEREEKSRGPYSEEEAKLKEDFVSKVLPCYLRPLESGGRSIDPALCHTDLWPGNVKYRLDNESPLVFDASPLWAHSELELGLFRNPRYPLGKALFKEYWKKVPISEPEEDFDSRNIMYMIRHQIKPLTAIHSFSFPGNMKMLVDRVNAEEKERKVAQDGKKSFEVKIESVTDDLKVLAT